From the genome of Acidaminococcus sp.:
AAATTTTCCTAATATTTACCATTCTGTCAACCTATCACTCGGGGCAGAAATAAGTACCCACTCTCAAGCATAAATTCACTGTTTGTGTGATATTTATTATTTTGTTTCACATGAACCGCTTTTATACAATAAATACAGAAATTAGAAAAAATAAAGGCAATTTTCAAAATTTTACAATCGCTTGACGGGAATTGTAGTATACTATTTTGTGACAGAGCACAAGGAGGGATTGTGCTCACAATTATATAAATATGGAAGGGAGTGAGTAAATTGACCGGATTTCCTCTTATGATTGCGTTCGTTATTGCTATCATTGTCATGATTGTCGCAATCTCCAAGTATCATGTGCATCCGTTCCTGTCAATTTTAGGTGTTTCTGTAATCTTTGGGCTGATTGGTGGTATTTCTCTCGTCAAGACGGGGAAGACGCTGGGCATTGCCGACGTCGTCAGCGCCGGCTTTTCCGGAACCTTCAACAGCATCGGTATTGTTATCATCATGGGTGCCCTTATCGGGACCCTGCTTGAAAAAACCGGTGCGGCTCTCAAGATGGCAGACTGTGTTGTCAAACTTGTGGGGAAGAACAATACGTCCCTGGCTGTCCTGATTATGGGCTGGATTGTTTCTATCCCTGTATTCTGCGACAGTGGGTTCGTTATTTTGAACCCGATTCGTAAAGCTCTGGTTCGCCGGACCCATGCTTCGGGTGTGGCTACGGCGGTAGCTATGTCCATGGGCCTTTACATTACCCACTGCTTCATTCCGCCTACACCGGGACCGATTGCGGCTGCTAACACGCTGTACGAAGGGCTGCACATGGAAACGAACCTGATTCTCGTTATTGCCATGGGTGCATGCGCTTCCATCCTGCCGATGATTGCGGCTTACTTCTATGCTAACTATATTGGTTCCCGCATCCAGACGAAGGAAGAAAAGAAAATGGCAGCAGAAGGGGCAGAAGCTACGGAACAGTCCTATGAAGAACTGATGGCAAGCTACGGCGAACTGCCGAGTGCGTTCATGAGCTTTGCTCCTATCATTGTCCCGATCATCCTGATGGCTCTCTCCAGTGCCATGAACATGGCTGGAAACAAGATTCCTATTATCACGTTCCTCGGCACTCCGATCATTGCTATCACGGTCGGTGTCATTCTCGGTGCAATGCTGTTCTTCTCCCGTCCGATGGAAGACAAGGTAAAGGTCTTCTATGAAATTACGAACGAAACGCTGAAGATTTGCGGCCCGATTCTTTTCATTACGGCTGCCGGCGGTGTACTTGGTAAGGTCATTGCTTCGACCAATATGGTGGCCTTCATCAAGGCCAATTCTTCCACACTGGCAGGACTCGGTATCTTCTTCCCGTTCCTGCTTTCGGCAATCCTCAAGACGGCTCAGGGCTCTTCCACCGTTGCCATTACGACGACGGCCGGTATTATGGCTCCGCTCATGACGACGCTGGGTCTGGGAACTCCGATCCTGGCTGCCGTGACCGTTATTGCTATCGGTGCCGGTGCCATGACCGTATCTCACGCCAACGACTCTTACTTCTGGGTTGTTACGAACTTTGGTGATATGGAAGTGGAAGACGGCTACAAGGCCCAGACGATGGGTACCCTCGTTACCGGTATTGCCGCCATTATCAACGTCTTCATTATTTACATGATCGTTAAATAAAAATAGCGTGTATTAAAGTAAGAGACTGTGAAACTACGATTGTCCGTCGTTTCACAGTCTCTTTTTTTCGCAGTCTGCCTTCCACTGTGCGGTGGGTGGCCAGTAGGATAACAGGAATTAGTTCGATAGAAACGCTGTTAAATCCACACCAATACCCCCAATAGGGGCAGTAGAGACCCTCTTCGACGTCGCTACGCGACCTTGAAGAGGGGGAACCGCAGGAAGGCCCGATGGTATCGGGACTTCCGGAAAGCGGTGGGTGATGGCCCATTCTGCCGAAGGCTGGCTGTCTTGAATACCCGCTGCAATCTTCCTCAAGAATCCGCCAAGAAAACTGCCCGCACGACAGTAGTGACCACTCTGTCCACTACCCACCAGCCACTCAGTCGTAGGCGAGGCCAAAAGCTAAATGCTATCTGCTAACAGCTACCTGCTTTGAGAATGCAAGTAACGAGGGTAAATTATCCTTCCAAACGTAAGTGCAAATTTCAGCTTATGATATTTCATAAAATACCCTTGTACTTTACTATGAAATTGACTATAATAATCCATGGCAATTAAGTAGGAAATTGAACTATGAAAAGATTTCCTGCCGAGCGTGTTTGTGACTGTCCATCAACTGTAATTATTCAATTGACAGATAAAAACAAACTGACTATAATAAATCATAGTAAAAAGCTAATAATTAGTCACTTCAGTATTAAGAGATTATAGGAGAGGATACCATGAGTGAACTGTTACGTGTCGAAGGCTTGAAAGTAGC
Proteins encoded in this window:
- a CDS encoding GntP family permease, with protein sequence MIAFVIAIIVMIVAISKYHVHPFLSILGVSVIFGLIGGISLVKTGKTLGIADVVSAGFSGTFNSIGIVIIMGALIGTLLEKTGAALKMADCVVKLVGKNNTSLAVLIMGWIVSIPVFCDSGFVILNPIRKALVRRTHASGVATAVAMSMGLYITHCFIPPTPGPIAAANTLYEGLHMETNLILVIAMGACASILPMIAAYFYANYIGSRIQTKEEKKMAAEGAEATEQSYEELMASYGELPSAFMSFAPIIVPIILMALSSAMNMAGNKIPIITFLGTPIIAITVGVILGAMLFFSRPMEDKVKVFYEITNETLKICGPILFITAAGGVLGKVIASTNMVAFIKANSSTLAGLGIFFPFLLSAILKTAQGSSTVAITTTAGIMAPLMTTLGLGTPILAAVTVIAIGAGAMTVSHANDSYFWVVTNFGDMEVEDGYKAQTMGTLVTGIAAIINVFIIYMIVK